A single Bacteroidales bacterium DNA region contains:
- a CDS encoding FISUMP domain-containing protein: MRKLFNCFAATAAFLLVSSPMAVVSGGPVPLNSPKIMIPSMPALPQEENILCGDVNEDSFVNVLDIISMVNYIMGGNPSPFNQDAADINDDNGINVLDVIAIVNIIMQVPGLPCGCVAPVNYEGHTYATVQVGGQCWFRENIIAGTMIMSNEGGQMQADNGLTEKYCYNNDVANCDIYGGLYEWNEAMQYTTAEGAQGICPLGWHIPSDEEWKELEGTVDSQYSVGDPIWDEEGSRGFDAGGHLKEAGTVHWNAPNTGATNSSGFTTLPGGERRIFFGDFDDLGMWSYFWTSTEYDATYAWRRHMASNEPLTSRYYYHKNLGFSVRCLKGCWPQPTQANAGPDQPYVPCTCTLAGNTPVYGTGVWHVISGTGGILADTLNPTSNFEGLAGNAYSLTWTISTACESKEDTVVISFMAGVGLPCPGIPTVTYEGQTYNTVQICDQCWLRENLNVGTMIISNTGGQLQLDNEVIEKYCYNNDAANCDVYGGLYEWNEMMQYVTTEGAQGICPVGWHIPTDGQWKILEGTVDSQYPVGDPVWDEMYFRGFDAGGNLKEAGTTHWNSPNTGASNSSGFTALPGGNRKGYNGEFVSLGMLGWFWSSSHLDPSNIWYRHLGYTSDKVYRYAEQIHYGRAVRCLKD; encoded by the coding sequence ATGAGAAAGCTTTTTAATTGTTTTGCAGCGACAGCTGCGTTCCTGCTGGTATCGAGTCCGATGGCAGTAGTCAGTGGTGGTCCGGTTCCGTTGAACTCACCGAAGATCATGATTCCCTCTATGCCAGCACTTCCCCAGGAGGAAAACATCCTCTGTGGGGATGTGAACGAGGATAGCTTTGTCAACGTCCTTGACATCATTTCCATGGTCAATTACATCATGGGTGGAAATCCGTCCCCTTTCAACCAGGATGCAGCCGACATCAATGATGATAACGGGATCAACGTGCTGGACGTCATTGCCATTGTGAACATCATCATGCAGGTGCCGGGCCTGCCGTGCGGATGCGTGGCCCCGGTGAACTACGAAGGACATACCTATGCGACAGTCCAGGTTGGCGGTCAGTGCTGGTTCAGAGAAAATATAATTGCAGGCACAATGATCATGAGTAATGAGGGAGGACAAATGCAGGCGGACAACGGGCTGACTGAGAAATATTGTTATAACAATGATGTAGCCAATTGTGACATATATGGCGGATTGTATGAATGGAATGAAGCAATGCAATATACAACGGCTGAAGGTGCCCAAGGCATCTGTCCATTAGGATGGCACATTCCCAGCGATGAGGAATGGAAAGAATTGGAGGGAACAGTTGATAGCCAGTATTCTGTGGGTGATCCGATTTGGGATGAGGAGGGCTCGAGAGGATTTGATGCAGGGGGTCATCTGAAGGAAGCAGGCACTGTTCATTGGAATGCCCCCAATACAGGTGCAACCAATTCAAGCGGATTCACCACCCTTCCGGGTGGGGAGAGGCGTATCTTCTTCGGGGACTTCGATGATCTGGGTATGTGGTCTTACTTCTGGACTTCTACAGAGTACGATGCAACATATGCATGGCGCCGCCATATGGCCAGTAATGAGCCTTTGACTAGCAGGTACTACTACCATAAGAATCTCGGATTTTCAGTCCGGTGCCTCAAAGGCTGCTGGCCGCAGCCTACACAAGCCAATGCAGGACCGGATCAGCCATATGTTCCCTGCACTTGCACTCTTGCAGGTAATACCCCTGTCTATGGTACCGGTGTATGGCATGTTATCAGTGGCACGGGAGGAATCCTTGCTGATACCCTGAATCCGACAAGCAATTTCGAGGGACTGGCAGGGAATGCATATTCCCTAACCTGGACTATTAGCACAGCCTGTGAGAGTAAAGAGGATACTGTGGTGATAAGCTTTATGGCTGGAGTGGGCCTGCCTTGTCCCGGAATCCCTACTGTAACCTACGAGGGGCAGACCTATAACACCGTTCAAATTTGTGATCAGTGCTGGCTCCGGGAGAACCTGAACGTGGGTACGATGATTATCAGTAATACCGGAGGGCAATTGCAATTAGACAATGAAGTGATTGAGAAATACTGTTACAATAACGATGCAGCTAATTGTGATGTCTATGGAGGCCTCTATGAATGGAATGAAATGATGCAATATGTGACAACAGAAGGAGCGCAGGGTATTTGTCCTGTTGGATGGCATATCCCAACGGACGGTCAATGGAAGATCCTGGAAGGCACAGTAGATAGCCAGTACCCTGTCGGAGATCCTGTGTGGGATGAAATGTACTTCCGTGGCTTTGATGCAGGAGGCAATCTCAAAGAAGCAGGAACAACTCATTGGAACTCGCCGAACACGGGGGCAAGCAATTCCAGTGGTTTCACAGCCCTTCCAGGGGGGA
- a CDS encoding FISUMP domain-containing protein: protein MKTPFFLCMVIAACYFQGINSTYAADPGLAYPSNLTECVVPSMPALPEDDDFLCGDVNLDGFVNVLDIITMVNHIMGGNPSPFSNEAADINADGGVNVLDIIALVNIIMQVPGLPCGCVAPVTFEGQTYPTVQIGEQCWLRKNMNAGIMITVNTGGHLQTDNDIIEKYCYDNDPANCETYGGLYEWPEAMQYATDDGAQGVCPPGWHIPGDAEWKVMEGTVDSQFPAGDPEWDRTGVRGLDAGKNIKTTTGWLDAGNGTNLSGFSGMPAGHRYDDGFYEMGSWGQFWTSTPVQYYMSWHRYLTYYFDGVYRAEYVGGDNGFSVRCIKGCWPQPTQANAGPDQLNVPGTSTQLEANTPAYGSGVWSIVSGTGGTFVDPWSPTADFQGFAGNEYTLLWTISTVCDTALDEVVISFAQTACGGITEVDYEGKTYPTVDIGGQCWFRENLNVGTKINSSTTGHQQTDNGIMEKYCYNNDITFCDTYGGLYEWPEAMQYDLSEGARGICPIGWHIPTDNEFKVLEGTVDSQYPVGDPEWELMGDEWRGLDAGAKLRSANGWFQGGNGNDLSGFSALPAGYRAHSQIFLNLGKYAYFHTSTDWNTGEHEVDRYLGYLDPGIVRKVHFRWFSFSVRCLKDCDPLPTLPDAGPDQLNVPGNSTTLAGNPSTIGNGHWLILSGEGGSIMTPSSPTSVFNGLIGHEYLLSWNIATSCTMKSDTVMIRFFTCGDLLVDSRDGQGYATVTIGTQCWMAANLNAGGMTSGMFDQWDEGSLSKYCYGDNEENCDLYGGLYQWGEAMNYATTEGAQGICFNGWHLPTDAEYTILTDYLGGEAVTGGKLKSTGTIEEGNGLWHTPNAGATNESGFTGLPGGCREIESGSFENLGNYGSFWTSSPFDTNNNLYRYLDYGYAWMLQDNCSPQHGFSVRCLKD, encoded by the coding sequence ATGAAAACTCCATTTTTTCTTTGTATGGTGATAGCAGCATGCTATTTCCAGGGGATCAATTCTACCTATGCCGCTGATCCGGGGTTGGCATATCCTTCGAACCTGACTGAATGTGTTGTCCCATCCATGCCCGCCCTGCCCGAAGATGATGATTTCCTCTGCGGGGACGTAAACCTTGACGGTTTTGTCAATGTGCTGGACATCATCACCATGGTCAATCATATCATGGGAGGCAATCCCAGTCCTTTCAGCAATGAGGCTGCTGACATCAATGCCGACGGGGGCGTTAACGTGCTGGACATCATCGCCCTTGTCAACATCATCATGCAGGTGCCAGGATTGCCTTGCGGATGCGTCGCTCCAGTGACCTTCGAGGGGCAAACCTACCCCACCGTTCAAATCGGGGAACAGTGCTGGCTCAGGAAAAACATGAACGCTGGTATCATGATCACCGTCAATACCGGGGGACACCTGCAGACAGACAACGACATCATCGAAAAATACTGCTATGACAACGACCCGGCCAATTGCGAAACATACGGGGGACTGTATGAATGGCCTGAAGCCATGCAGTACGCCACTGACGACGGAGCCCAGGGGGTCTGCCCTCCGGGCTGGCATATCCCGGGTGACGCAGAATGGAAGGTTATGGAAGGCACCGTCGACAGCCAGTTCCCTGCCGGGGATCCGGAATGGGATCGAACCGGCGTAAGGGGATTGGATGCGGGTAAAAACATAAAAACCACCACCGGCTGGCTGGATGCCGGAAACGGAACGAACCTTTCCGGATTCTCCGGAATGCCTGCGGGTCACCGCTACGATGACGGCTTTTACGAGATGGGGTCCTGGGGACAGTTCTGGACATCTACTCCGGTGCAATACTATATGTCATGGCACCGGTACCTGACGTATTACTTCGACGGTGTATACAGAGCCGAGTACGTGGGTGGGGATAACGGCTTCAGTGTCCGCTGCATCAAAGGCTGCTGGCCACAGCCCACCCAGGCCAACGCAGGTCCGGATCAGCTGAATGTTCCGGGAACATCAACGCAGCTAGAAGCCAATACGCCCGCATACGGTTCAGGAGTGTGGTCCATTGTCAGCGGAACCGGTGGGACATTTGTCGATCCCTGGAGCCCGACAGCTGATTTCCAAGGTTTTGCCGGGAATGAATATACTCTGTTATGGACGATCTCCACAGTGTGTGACACCGCATTAGATGAGGTGGTGATCAGCTTTGCCCAAACAGCCTGTGGCGGCATCACCGAAGTGGACTATGAAGGCAAAACATATCCTACAGTGGATATCGGTGGTCAGTGCTGGTTCAGGGAAAACCTGAACGTTGGCACAAAGATCAACAGCTCAACCACGGGGCACCAGCAAACGGATAACGGGATTATGGAGAAATATTGCTACAACAATGATATAACCTTCTGTGACACGTACGGGGGACTGTATGAATGGCCCGAGGCCATGCAGTATGACCTTTCCGAAGGCGCGCGCGGTATCTGCCCCATCGGCTGGCACATTCCCACCGACAACGAATTCAAGGTTTTGGAGGGTACGGTTGACAGCCAGTACCCGGTGGGAGATCCTGAATGGGAACTCATGGGCGACGAATGGCGCGGGTTGGATGCCGGCGCTAAGCTGAGATCGGCCAACGGCTGGTTTCAGGGAGGTAATGGCAATGATCTTTCCGGTTTTTCCGCCCTGCCGGCCGGCTACCGCGCTCACAGCCAGATCTTCCTGAACCTCGGAAAATACGCCTATTTCCATACTTCGACAGACTGGAACACGGGTGAACACGAGGTGGACCGCTATCTGGGCTATCTGGACCCCGGGATTGTCAGGAAAGTACACTTCCGGTGGTTCAGTTTCAGTGTGCGATGTCTTAAGGACTGCGATCCCCTGCCAACCCTGCCCGACGCCGGACCTGATCAGCTGAATGTTCCGGGCAACTCAACGACATTGGCAGGTAACCCATCCACTATCGGTAACGGGCACTGGCTCATCCTGAGCGGAGAGGGCGGATCGATCATGACCCCCTCCAGCCCAACCAGTGTATTCAACGGATTGATCGGACACGAATACCTGCTCTCCTGGAACATTGCAACGTCCTGTACCATGAAGTCAGATACGGTGATGATCCGGTTTTTCACCTGTGGCGACTTGCTGGTGGACAGCCGGGACGGTCAGGGCTATGCAACGGTCACGATCGGTACCCAGTGCTGGATGGCGGCAAACCTGAATGCAGGCGGGATGACTTCCGGTATGTTTGATCAATGGGATGAGGGATCTTTATCGAAGTATTGCTATGGTGACAACGAAGAAAATTGCGATCTTTACGGAGGTCTCTATCAGTGGGGCGAGGCGATGAATTATGCGACCACTGAAGGAGCGCAGGGGATCTGCTTTAACGGATGGCACCTGCCGACCGATGCCGAGTACACAATACTTACAGACTACCTGGGAGGTGAGGCGGTCACTGGCGGCAAATTGAAATCCACAGGCACCATCGAAGAAGGTAATGGATTATGGCACACACCCAATGCAGGCGCCACCAATGAAAGTGGCTTCACCGGCCTGCCGGGGGGATGCCGCGAAATCGAAAGCGGAAGCTTCGAAAACCTGGGTAATTATGGGTCCTTCTGGACTTCATCCCCGTTCGACACCAATAATAACCTGTACAGGTACCTGGACTACGGCTATGCTTGGATGTTACAAGATAACTGCAGTCCCCAGCATGGATTTTCCGTACGCTGCCTGAAAGACTGA
- the rhaD gene encoding rhamnulose-1-phosphate aldolase — protein sequence MKKTTVKDRKLKKVAKEVAKVAEYLWINGWAERNAGNISVNVTGIIDRKSVDHGPYQALPLPRTLPELAGMCFFMTGTGKRMRDMADKPFRNAVLTQINQEGNTLCLIPMSKHVKKDVQPTSELTTHLGIHQMIARRQSGERAVIHTHPTELIALSQSPAIKTRDALNKLLWGMHPETMVFIPGGVGFVPYVLPGTTDIATPTISELEHHDIVLWEKHGAFAVGRTLSDAFDIIDIACKSARIWFLCKSAGFDPEGLSGKQLAELKELVKKFHL from the coding sequence ATGAAAAAGACAACTGTGAAAGACAGAAAACTGAAAAAAGTGGCGAAGGAGGTTGCCAAAGTGGCTGAATACCTGTGGATCAATGGCTGGGCTGAGCGCAATGCCGGCAACATATCGGTCAATGTGACGGGAATCATCGACCGTAAATCCGTAGATCACGGTCCATATCAGGCCTTACCTTTGCCCAGGACTCTACCCGAACTGGCAGGCATGTGTTTTTTCATGACGGGTACCGGCAAACGCATGCGTGATATGGCTGACAAACCCTTCCGAAATGCGGTTCTGACACAGATCAATCAGGAGGGGAACACACTTTGCCTGATCCCCATGAGCAAACACGTGAAAAAAGATGTGCAACCGACATCAGAGCTTACGACGCACCTTGGCATCCATCAGATGATTGCACGGCGGCAGTCCGGTGAACGAGCCGTGATCCATACCCATCCCACGGAGCTGATCGCTCTTTCGCAATCACCCGCAATCAAGACCAGGGATGCCCTGAACAAGCTGCTCTGGGGCATGCACCCTGAAACGATGGTATTCATTCCGGGAGGAGTTGGCTTTGTGCCTTATGTGTTGCCAGGTACAACTGACATTGCCACCCCTACCATTTCCGAATTGGAGCATCACGATATTGTTCTCTGGGAAAAACACGGTGCCTTTGCCGTAGGAAGGACCCTGTCCGATGCTTTTGACATCATTGATATTGCCTGTAAATCAGCCAGGATATGGTTCTTATGTAAATCTGCCGGATTTGATCCCGAAGGATTGTCCGGGAAGCAGTTGGCCGAATTGAAAGAGCTGGTTAAGAAGTTCCATCTGTAA
- a CDS encoding OsmC family protein, which translates to MLTSTIVYEGNLRISAIHVRSQQQILTDAPVDNMGKGEAFSPTDLLATSLGTCMLTIMGIAAQTHHFNIDGTTAGITKIMAGNPRRVGEIVVELTFPPNKYSEKIKTILQNASRTCPVSLSLHPDLKQTVIFHF; encoded by the coding sequence ATGCTCACTTCTACAATCGTATACGAAGGAAACCTCAGGATCAGTGCTATCCATGTTCGCTCACAGCAACAGATCCTTACCGACGCACCCGTAGATAACATGGGAAAAGGAGAAGCGTTTTCCCCCACTGACCTTCTGGCAACTTCTCTGGGCACCTGCATGCTAACCATCATGGGAATTGCAGCACAAACGCACCATTTCAATATTGATGGCACAACCGCCGGGATCACCAAGATCATGGCTGGTAATCCCCGAAGGGTGGGCGAAATAGTGGTGGAGCTGACTTTTCCGCCTAACAAATATTCGGAAAAGATCAAAACCATCCTACAGAATGCTTCCAGAACCTGTCCGGTTTCCCTGAGCCTGCATCCTGACCTTAAACAAACCGTCATCTTTCATTTCTGA